DNA sequence from the Myxococcaceae bacterium JPH2 genome:
GGCCCCGCCGCACGCTGGCGAGCCGAAGCGCGTCCGCCGGGCAGACGCGGGGGAAGGACTCGGGCCGGGTGAGCGTGCGCACCCCGTCCCGGAAGTTCACCTCGTTGGTGGTGAAGAGCAGCACCGCGGTGGACACGAGCACCCACGCGGGAGGACGGCGCGCGCGCAGGAGCGGCAGCAACGCAAGCACGCCCACGGCGAGCACCGGCGCGCCGTAGTGCTCACGCCACGCCATGGCCGCCACGCGGATGGCCACGAGCGGCAGCAGCATCAACAGCCAGGGCACGTCGGGCTTCCACTTCTCGCGCCAGGCCCACACGCCCAATGGGACGAAGAGCAGCAGCAGCGTGCCCATGCGCCGCAGATGCCACGGCGCGAAGCGCGAGTGCAGATACGCGAGCCAGTCCTGATCCGGCGCCGGCAAGAGCCGCCCGCGGTAGTCCACCGTGGGCCCCCACCACCAGGGCCGCACGACCAGGACGAAGGCCATCCACGCCGCAGACAGCGCGAACACACCCAGCGCCAGCCGCCGCTCCCCGCGCCACCACAACCCCACCGCCAACATGAGGCCCGCGAGGGGGAACTCCTCCTTGCACGCGAAGAGGAGCACCAGCGCGACCATCATCAGGCCGTGCTTGCGCAGATGGTACGCCACGGCGAGCAGCACGCACGGCAGCACGGACCACGTGGTCGGGTGGATGGGGAAGACGAGCGCCTCGACGATGCTCGTGTTGAGCAGGAGCAGCGCGCACAGGAACGCGGTGGACACGCGGTCCAGCAGCCCTCGCGCCTGCATCCACACGAGCGGCGCCACCGACAGCAACACGAAGAGGGCCTCGGCCAACAGGCCCGCGTGCAGCGGAGAGAGAAACATCCCCAGCGGGCGCGCGAGCCAGAGGACCGGGTCGAAGTGGTCGTTGAAGATGAAGACCTGGCGCGCGCTGAGCCACGGGTTTGGGTCGCGCAGGGACAGCCGCGCCAGCGCCTGCGTGTAGATGCCAAGGTCGTAGTGCGTGAAGCAGTGCCGCGCGGCCTGGAGCCAGACGGGCGCCACCACCAACACGAACCAAGTCAGGAAGACGACCGGCAACGCCAGCATTCCCAGCCAGCGCGACACATGAGACGTCCCGGAGTCGGGCGAGGATGACATGAAATTCCACGGGGTGGGCCCCCCATGGCGCCGCTTCCCCGGGCCCTGCTCTATCGCGTCCCGAACGGCGGCGCCACTGGACGCCCCGTGCTACGCGGGAACCTCCAGCACCGCGGCGCCCTTCACCTGCCCGTGACGGAGCGCGGCGAGCGCCTCGTTCGCGGCGGCCAAGGGAAACACTTGCACCTGCGTGCGCACCGGCACCCGAGGCACGAGCGCCAGGAAGTCCATGGCGTCCATCCGCGTGAGGTTCGCCACCGAGCGCACCTGCCGCTCCTCCCAGAGCCACGCATACGGGAACGAGGGGATGTCACTCATGTGGATGCCGCCGCACACCACCACGCCAGACTTGTCCACGGCGCGCAGCGCGGCGGGCACCAGCGCCCCCACCGGCGCGAAAAGGATGGCCGCGTCCAGGGACTCCGGAGGCAGCACGTCCGAGCCGCCCGCCCACGCCGCCCCCAGCTCCCGAGCGAAGGCCTGCCCGCTCGCGTCTCCCGGGCGCGTGAAGGCATACACCTCGCGCCCCTGATACCGCGCCACCTGGATGAGCACGTGCGCCGCCGCGCCAAAGCCATACAGGCCCAGCCGCTTCGCGTCGCCCGCGAACCGCAGGCTGCGGAACCCGATGAGCCCCGCGCACATCAGCGGCGCGGCCTCGACGTCCGAGTAGCCCTGAGGCAACGGGAAGCAGTAGCGGTGATCCGCCACGGTGTACTCGGCGTAGCCACCGTCGATTTGATAGCCAGTGAAGCGCGCCCGGTCGCAGAGGTTCTCGCGCCCGGACAGACAGAAGCGACACGCTCCGCAGCTCCACCCCAGCCACGGCACCCCCACCCGCTGCCCGAGCGGAAACGCTCCCGCGCCCGGCCCCGCGTCCACCACCGTGCCCACGATTTCGTGGCCCAGGACGAGTGGCCGCTTCGCATCGGGCAGCTCGCCATCCACCACGTGCAGGTCCGTGCGACACACGGCGCAGGCCGACACGCGCAAGAGGAGCTGTCCGGGCCCCGGCGAGGGAATCGGCCAGCGCTCCTCGCGCAGGGGCTGCCCCGGCTCGCGGAGCACCATCGCGCGCATGGTGCCAGTCATCGCGTCCTACCTCCCGCCCGACCCACGCCGGGCGCGCACACGAGGATAGGAGTCACGCGCGGACGGCTCGCGCGCACCGGGTGAAGCTCCGTCCACCACGGGACGCCCGCGACGTCAGGTGGCGCGCGCGCGTCCGCTGGGACACGCGCGTCTGGCCTCAATGGCGGACGAGCTTGCCGCTCCCGCTCACGCGAACCGTCCGCACCGCGGCATCGCCCCACAGCTCCACGTTCCCCGAGGACCCGATGAAGACGTCGACGGAGCCGCCCTCCGCGCGCGCCCGAATCCCACCCGAGCCCTCGGATGACAGGTCCGCGCTCGTCGCCCGCATCGCGCTCGCGTCCAGGTCGCCGCTGCCGCCCACGCGCGCGCGCACTTGCTGCGCTTCGCCCTCGAGGGTGATGCCTCCCGAGCCACGCGTCTCCGCGTCCATGCTCCGTGTCAGGCCAGACCAGCGCAGGGTGCCCGAGCCCGACGCGGTCAGCGACACCGACTCCGAGGCCGAGCCCTCCGGCGAGCACAGCGTCACGCTGCCCGAGCTGGACAGCTCCGCGGTGAGCGTGCGCGCCGGGCCGCAGAAGCGCAGGTCCCCCGAGCCGCTCGCCACCAGCCGCACGTCCTCCTCGCGCGTCAGGTCACCCACCGTCAGCGTCCCGGAGGAGGTCAACGTCGCGCCCAGGAACCGGGGCAGGCCCACGCTCACCGTCCCATCACCGCGGAAGGAGAGTCGCCCTCCGCTGTCGATGATGAGCGTGTCGCCGTCCACCCACGTCTCCAGCTCGTCTTGGAGCTGGCGCTCCAGCGTCACGCGGACCTCGGCGCGCGCGGCCTCGTGGACCTCCACCCGCATGGACGTGCGGTTCTCCACGCGGGTGAAGCCCTCCAGCGCGCGCGACTCGGTGACCTTGAAGCCGTCCTCCTCGTCGTCCACGTGGAGAAGACAGCCCGACAGCAACGCGGCCGCGACGGCCCCCACCCCCATGAGCTTCCACATGCGCGACTCCCTTTCCTGGCAATGCGCCAGGGGAACACCGCGCAGGTGAAAAGCTGTCACCTAAATCTGCACGCCCAACAGGAACCCCGGCCACACGCGCACAGTGGTGCGTCCGTTGTCGGACACGTTCTTCCACTCGGGCCCGATGCCCAGCTCCTCCCAGCGGTCGCTGCCGTGCATGGTCACCAGCGTGTTGCCGGTGATGCCGCCAATGAGCGCCAGGCGCCGCGCCACCTGCCATCCGCCCACGAGCCGGAGCTGGCCGAGGATGTTCTCGCCGTCGCCGTCCTTGAACAGCCGGTCATCGTGGACGCTGCTGCCCATCACATCCATGTCGATGAAGAAGCGCTCCATGGGGATGTGCGCGCCAAAGGCCGCGCCCAGGAGGTAGCGGCGGCGCCGCGTGTCCGAGCCCGGGTTGAAGCCCACCGTGAGCAGCGTGTACAGGTGCTTGCCGCCGAACTTCACCGCCGCGTTCATCGCCGCCAGGTCGCCGCCCCAGAGCTGGAAGTTGCCCTGGCCGTTGCCGACGAAGCTCAGCAGGCCCACCGACTCGCCCTCGGACTCGCGCGCCACGTTGATGACGCCGAGCTGCAGTCCGTCCACGCGCCCCCCGACGTTGACGATGCCCACCTGCGCGCCGTCGATGTCGCCGCCCACGTTGATGATGGAGAGCTGGGCGCCGTCCATCTTCCGCGCGTAGCTGACGCCCGAGGACATCTGGAGGCCCGTCATCTCCTGCGCGACGTTGAGGCCCGCGGTGGCCTGGAGGCCGCGAAAGGTGCTGCCAGCGATGTTCGCGCCCACGCCGAGCTGCGCGCCCACGCCGCCCGCGCTCGCGATGTTCGCGCCCGCGCTGAACTGCGCGCCGTTCATGAGGCCGCCCGTGATGTTCGCGCCCACGCCGAACTGCGCGCCCTCCATCGCGCCGCGCACCACGTTGATGCCCGCGGTCTGCTGGATGCCCACCAGGTCCTGGGTGGCCACGTTGGCGCCCACCGCGAACTGCGCTCCGGACACCGGCCCGCGCGACACGTTGGCGCCCACCGTCATCTGCACGCCGGAGAGGCCCGCCTCCACCCAGTTGGCGCCCAGCGACGTCGCCAGACCGTTCACCCGCTTCGCGTGGGTGGCCAGCAACCCGAGCGAATAGTTGGTGACCACGTTGCCGGTGTGCATGCCCGCGGTGCTGATGTTGGGCAGCAGCGTCAGGCTGATGGGCACGTAGACCTCATCCGGCGTGGCCTGGGCACTCGTCGCCACCGCGGGCGCGGCGGACGGCGCGGCCACCGTCCCGGCCCCCGTGGTGGCGGCCACCAGCGGCGCGGGAGACAGCGGGGCCTGGGCCACCGGGAACTCCACGGGCGCGCTCGCACCCACACCCTGCTCCGCGGCCGGCGCGGCCGGCGCCTCCTCGGCCCGGGCCGAAACCGCGACCACCGCCGCCATCACACCCGCAACCACCGAAATCGTGCGCTTCATCGCCGGGACCTTCCTGAACAGAGACGAGCGGGGCCGTGTCGCCGCCCCTCGCGACAGGAAACACCCGTCCCTTCCAGAACTGTCACCGCGCGGATTCAGACCTCGCGCCCGAGGCCCGGACGCTCAGAGCTCCGGGTCCGGCGTGTAGTCCAGCTCCCCGCTCGGCGCGAGCACCAGCCCGGTGCCAGGCTCGCCGGCCTCGTCGTCGCGGCCCACCTCGAGCGTCTCCTCTTCGGTGTTCCACTGGCCCAGGTAGTACTCGCCCCCCGCGTTCATGCACGCGCGGCCATCCGACACCACCGTCTCCACCACTTCCTTCTTGTCGCTGGTGAGCCGGTAGAGGGTCCACGTCTTGCCCTCTTCCCGGAAGCCGCCCACCAGGTCCTTCAGCTCGGCGTCGCGCGGCTCTCCGCCCACCGTCAGCTCGCGCTTCCACTGGCGAGGCTCCTTGGCGGGCTGACGCTGCTGCCACGCGCGCGCCAGCTCCACCAGCTTCTCCTCCGCCGCCGCCTGCTGCGTCTGCATCTCCGACGGCAGCTCGATCTCCTCGAGCGCCAGCAACGCCGTCTCCAGTTGCAGCGCCTTGAGGCTCCACTCGTTCCACGCTGTCTTCAGCATCCGTGTCGCTCCTTCCGCGTCATCCCCGGCCGCGCGCCCGGGAGCATCCGGGCACGCACCTATCACACCGCCCGCCCGCCCTGGCTCCGGCCGGGCCCGGGCTCGCTGCCGGCCACCTCCCCGCTGTGCACCTTCAGTGCACAGGGTGCAGTGCACAGGGAGACAGCCATGGCCAGTCAGCAGAAGGACCCACGAGACGCGCTCGACCACCTCGACGCCCTCATCCAAGAGCTGCGCGTGGCCATGATGACCACGGTGGAGGAGGACGGGAGCCTGCGCGCCCGGCCCATGTGGACCCGAGGACGCGACGCGGAGGGCGCGCTCTGGCTCTTCACCCGCGAGCACGCCTCCAAGGTGGGTGAAGTGACCCACGACCACCACGTGAACCTCTCCTACGCGGATGCCGCGCGCGAGCGCTTCGTGTCCCTCAGCGGCCGTTGCCAGCTCGTGCTCGACAAGGACAAGGCCCGCGCCCTGTGGAACCCCGCGCTCCAGGCCTGGTTCCCGCAAGGCCTGGATGATCCCGAGCTGGCCCTGTTGAAGGTCTCCGTGGAGAAGGCCGAGTACTGGGACGCATCCGCTCGCCGCATGGTCCACTGGGCGAAGCGCGTCCGGGCCGCCATCACCGGACACGGCGCCGAGGAGGCCGGAGACAACGCGCGCCTCACCTTCGACGACCGCGGCGCGCCCATCTCCTGAGTCCTCCGCCGCGCACCGTCCTCCTCTGAACACGCGGCCCCGCCAGGTCGAGCGCAGCGCGCCCACGTCCTGGGGCGGCATGCGGGCCCTCGCGCGTCCGACTCCTGGCTGGCTGCCCTTCAGGCAACAGACCGCACCTGGGCACCTCGCGACGGACATCGCCGCTGAGAAACCCACGTCTCGCGGAGATCCTGGGACGCGTGCGTCCTCGCGCCCTCATGGGTGGGGATGGCGCCGCCAACCTGATGTTTCTCTGACAGCCGCGTTCGTCCTGGCTTGTAGCTGGGGACTCCGTGCGCCATTCACGTGGCGACCTCCGTGGTAACGAGGCGCCGGACCGCACATGACGTTGAAGTCACGAACGCTTTAGAGTATCAACCATCCGCATTCGAGATTTTCCGCATTCCCGCCCAGCGAAGCCTGCGCGGTGATTGTGGGCTCAGGTCATCTAACGGGGCGGGCTCAGACTTCCGCTCTTTTTGAAGGAACCAGACGATGGAGACCAAGAAGTCGGTGTCGAAGCCCGAGGGCAAGCTGGCAGTGCTCATCCCGGGGCTGGGCGCGGTGTCCACGACGCTCATGGCGGGCGTGGAATTGACGCGGCAGGGCAAGGGCGCTCCCATCGGGTCCCTGACGCAGATGGGAACGGCGCGCCTGGGCAAGCGCACCGACGGCCGGACCGTGAAGCTCAACGAGCTGGTCCCGCTGACGGAGCTGGGCGACGTGGTTTTCGGCGCCTGGGACATCATCAGCGAGGACGCGTACCAGGTGGCGGTGCGCTCCGGCGTGCTGAACGACAAGCACCTGGAGCAGGTGAAGCCCTTCCTGCAGGGCATCAAGCCCAAGAAGGGCGTGCATGACGCCGAGTTCGTCCGCCGCATCGAGGCGAACCACGTCAAGGCCACCAAGACGCACCGCGAGAGCATCGAGGCGCTGCGCCAGGACATCCGCGACTTCAAGAAGGAGCTGAACGCGAAGCGCGCGGTGATGGTGGTGTGCAGCAGCGTGGAGACGTTCCGCCCGATGCCCGCCGCCTTCCAGTCGCTGGCGAACTTCGAGAAGGCGCTGGACGCGAACAGCCCGGACATCAACCCGACGGCGCTCTACGCCTACGCGGCCATCAAGGAGGGCGTGCCCTTCGCGAACGCCACCCCGAACGCCAGCGTGGACACGCCGGCGCTCCAGGAGCTGGCCAAGCAGGAGAACGTCCCCGTCGCGGGCCGTGACCTGAAGAGCGGACAGACGATGATGAAGACGGTCATCGCCCCCGCGCTCAAGGCGCGCATGCTGGGTCTGGAGGGCTGGTTCTCCACCAACATCCTGGGCAACCGCGATGGTGAGGTGCTGGACGATCCCGCCGCCTTCAAGGCGAAGGAGGTCACCAAGTCCAGCGTGCTGGACACCATCCTCCAGCCGGACCTCTACCCGGAGCTGTACACCAAGTACTCCCACAAGGTGTCCATCCACTACTACCCGCCCCGCGGCGACGCGAAGGAGGGGTGGGACAACATCGACATCTTCGGGTGGCTCGGCTACCCGATGCAGATCAAGATCAACTTCCTCTGCCGCGACTCCATCCTGGCGGCGCCGCTCGTCCTGGACATCGCGATGTTCCTGGACCTGGCCAAGCGGATGGAGTGGCGCGGCATCCAGGAGTGGATGTCGTTCTACTTCAAGAGCCCCATGGCCCACCCGGGTCTGCCCGTGGAGCACGACCTGTTCATCCAGCTGACGAAGCTGAAGAACACGCTGCGCGTCGTCGCGGGCGAAGAGCCCATCACCCACCTCGGCCTCGACTACTACGGGGATGACCTCCCAATCGCCCGCTAGACCGAGCGCGTTCATGTGGCTCACCACCGTCATGGCGGTGGGCCACCTGGCGTTCGTGACCGCCGCCGGGCGGCTCCGGTGGGAGCACGCCGTGGTGGATCTGCTCGTCGTGGGGCTGGCCTGGATTGGCCCCCGGACGCGGCGGTTCCTCCGCGGCGGGTTCCCGCTGTGGCTGTCCGGCATGCTGATGGACAGCCAGGGCCTGTGGTTGGGTTGGCGTGGCGACATCCACACCGGGGATTTGTTCGCCCTGGACGGTCGGGTGTTCCCGGCGCCCGCGGGCGCGGCCAACTGGCCCGCGTACCTGGCCGAGCGCAGCCATGTCGTGCTCGACCTGTTGTGTGGATTTGGCTACGCGACGTACCTCTTCGAGGTCTTCGCAGTCGTCATCATCTTCTTCGTGGCGAAGCATCCGCGCTTCGAGCAGTTGTGCTGGAGCTTCCTCGTGGTCAACGTCGTGGGCGTGGCCACGTACATGCTCTATCCGGCGGCGCCACCCTGGTATGTGCTGACGCACGGCCTGGGCCCGGCGGATCTCGCGGTGGCTCCGAGCGCGGCAGGCGCGGCGCGCTTCGACGCGTTCTTCGGCATCCAGTACTTCCACAATTTCTACTCACGCAACCAGAACGTCTTCGGCGCCATGCCCTCCCTGCACTCGGCCTATCCGGTGTTGGTGTTGTGGCACACGTGGCACCGCGGGCCGTTGTGGCGCGTGGGCGCGGGGCTGTTCTCCGCCCTCATCGCGTTCTCTGCTGTCTACCTGTCGCACCATTACGTCCTGGACGTGACCGCTGGCATGACCGCCGCGCTCCTCGCCTGCATGGCGGTGGAGCTCGCGTTCGCCCGCCAGCTGGCGCCGGTGCCTGTACCGGTGCCCCTGACTCCTGGAGGAGACACCCGTGCATGACAACCTCCTGGCGTGGCTGACGGGCGACCTGTCCCCGTCGGCACGCATCTGGTCGGCGCTCGCGCCGGCGCTGCTGGCCTGTTGTTACTTCCTGGGCGGTCTCGTGTTGTTCTGCGTGCGCTGCGCCTTCAAGGGCATCCCGCGCGACGCGGAGACGCTCACCCGCGGCAAGACCGTGCTGGTGGGCTTCTTCCTGCGGCACTACTTCTTCTGGGTCATCCAGCCCCTGTGGCAGCTCCTGCTGCGCTCGGGGCTGCCGGCCAACGCGCTGTCCATGCTGTCCGGCCTGCTGGGGGTGTCCTCCGGCGTGGCGGTGGCGGCGGGGCGCTTCGCGCTGGGCGGCTGGCTGTTCCTCATGGCCGGCATCCTGGACGTGATGGACGGCCGCATCGCCCGCACGCGCAAGGAGGCCAACCCGGCCGGCGCCGCGCTGGACTCGGTGCTGGACCGGTATGTCGACTCGGCGATGCTCATGGGCCTGGCCTGGTACTACCGGGACACGTGGGTGCTCCTGCCCGCGCTGGTGGCCTTCCTCGGCTCGTCGCTGGTGCCCTATGTCCGGGCGCGCGGCGAGGGCCTGGGCGTGAGCGTGCGCGACGGCGCCATGCAGCGGCTGGAGCGCGTGCTCTTCCTCGGCGTGGGCACGGCGCTGTCTCCCATCCTGGAGGCCATCTTCTGGCCCGAGCACAAGCACCCCATGCACTGGCTGGCGGTGGCGGGGCTCGTCTTCGTGGCGGTGATGAGCAACGTCACGGCGCTCTCGCGCTTCCGCAAGCTGGTGGAGGCGCTGGCGCCGAAGAAGCCGCAGGCGGCGCGCTCGGGCGTGGCGCTGGTGGGCCTCAACGCGGCGTCTGGCGCGGTGGCCACCGCGGTGGACTTCGCCGCGGTGCTCGCGATGGTGGAGTGGGGCGCGATGTCCCCGGCGTGGGCCACGGTGGCGGGCTGCGTGCTGGGTGGCGTGGTGAACTACTCGCTCAACCGCGTGCTGACCTTCCGCAGCAGCGGGGCGGTGGCGCCGCAGCTGGCGCGCTACACGGTGGTGAGCGCGACGAGCGCGCTGCTCAACGCGGGCGGCGTGGCGCTGATGACGCTGCACCCGCAGCTGGCGTACACGCTCGGCTGGTGGGTGGTGCGCGGGGTGGTGTACTTCGCGTGGAACCTGCCCCTGCAGCGCGACTACGTGTTCAACGACTCGCCGGACGCGCTGCTGGAGCAGCGCCCCCATGCGGCGTGAGACGCGGCTGACGTCGCTGCTGCTGACCGCCCTGCTCGCGCTCGCGGGCACGGCGGCGCGTGGCGCGGCGTTGGAGCCCACGTTCTCCACGAACGACAACTACGGCGAGAGCTTCACATTCATTGGCGACCTGGACGACGGCGGCTTCGTCCTGGTGCAGCTGTCGATGACGAACATCGGGCCCGGCTCGCGCACGGGCATCTGCCGGGCGACGGTGCTGCGGCCCGGCCAGCGGGCCTGGACGCCGCAGAATCGCGTGGGCGGCAAGCAGTGGCGCTATGACCCCGCCACGGCCACGCTCCAGGTGGGTGACTGCTGGGCGCGCTCGAGCGCCACGGGGACCCAGGTGGAGGCGCCGCTGGACGGCGGCCGCGTGGCGCTGACGTATGACGCGCCGCTGTCGCCCCACTCGCCGGATGGCTCCGTGGTGGAGGTGGGCAGCGAGCGCTACCGCCACGAGGTGCTGGTGGCCACCAGCCCCGTGAAGGTCACGCTGCAGGTGCCCAAGTCCGCCGAGGAGACGCTGACCGGCGGCGGCTACGCGGACCACACCCGCTCGACGATTCCGCCCGCGAAGCTGGCGCGCCGCTGGGTGCGCTTCCGCGCGCTGCGGGGCGGCCAGCACCTGGTGCTGCTGGCGCGCGAGGGCCAGGACGGCGAGTTCGGCCCCGTGTACTTCTGGGAAGAGGGCCAGGCGCCGCGCCGGCTGGAGTCCTTCACGCTCAACCGCGAGGGCTCCAAGGAGCGCAGCGTGTGGCGCGCGGAGTTCACCGGAGACGACGGGCACATGGCCATGGCGCTGCGCTCCACCTCCATCCTCCAGCGCAACGCGCCGGTGGAGCAGCTGGGCATGCTGGCCGGGCTGGTGCGGCCGGTGGTGGGCTCGCCGGTGACGTACCTGCACCGCGGCGTGCTGGAGCAGGCGGGCAAGACGCCGATTCAGGGTTTGTTGGAAGTGACGCTGGAAGGCGAGTAGGAGCGCGGAGCGTGAGCGAGTCGCTGCTGCGGTCGGTGCACCATGTGCCGGGAGTCCGAGGCTGGGTGCGCAAGCAGGTGCTGCGCGGGGTGGCGCGCGGCGTGGAGTGGACCACCAAGCTCCCCGGTCGGCGCGCGCTGAACGTGTCGCGGGTGAACGCGTGGCTGCACGTGGGTGGCTCGGTGCCCCGCGCGCGGTACGCGGAGCTGAAAGCCCAGGGCATCACCGCCGTGATTGACCTGCGCGCCGAGCGCCAGGACGACGCGGAGGCGCTCGCGGCCCTGGGCATCGAGCTGTTGCACCTGCCGGTGACGGACCGCTACCCGCCCTCCGTGGAGCAGCTGTCGCGCGGGGTGGAGTGGGCCCTGCCCCGGCTGGACGCGGGAGGTGTGCTGTACACCCACTGCGAGCACGGCGTGGGCCGCGGGCCGCTCATGGGCCTGGCCGTCATGGTGGCCCGAGGCTGGGACGCGCCGGACGCGTACCGGGCGCTGCGCGAGGCGCGCTGGCAGGCGACGCTGAACGACCGGCAGCTCCGCGGGCTGGCGGACTTCGTGACGGCGTGGACGGCGCGCGAGGCGGGCCGGGCCGCGTAGGACGTGCGCGGGCGCACGGAACTCCGGCCGCCGCGTTGACACCACCGGCAAGGCTGGGTAGGCACAGTCCAGCCACCCAGCGCCTCGATGGCGGCCCGCGCGACCCCTCGCGGACCGTAGAGTGCGCCTCCCGGGTGGCGCGCATGGCCCCGCCCCGCTGGAGGCATCCTGGGCCACGCACGAGGCGACGACACATGCTGGCACTGCTGGGTGGCTGTCTCTTGGGACTCATGCTCGGGATGCGGCACGCGCTGGAGCCCGACCATCTGGCCGCCGTCTCCACGCTGTCCGTCGAGCGCTCGCGCCCGCTGCGAGAGAACCTGATGCTGGGCGCGGTGTGGGGCGCGGGGCACACCCTGGCGCTGTTCGTGGTGGGCGGGACGCTCGCGGCGCTGCGCACGCAGATGCCGCCCCAGGTGGAGCAGGGCCTGGAGCTGTGCGTGGCCGTCATGGTGGCCACGCTGGGGATGCGCGCGCTCATGCAGGCCTTCCGCGAGGGCACCAGCGGCGCGCCCGTGCCGCACCACCACGGCGCCACGAAGCACACGCACTCCGGCCACGCCGAGCACGTGCACGTGGGGCGCTGGACGCTCGCGCGGCGCCCGCTGCTCGTGGGGCTGATGCACGGACTGGCCGGCAGCGGCGCGCTCACGGCCCTGGTGCTGGCGGAGCTGCCCACCGTGGGCACGCGGCTGCTCTACATCCTCGCCTTCGGCCTGGGCTCGGTGACGGGCATGGCCGCGCTCACCGGGCTGGCGGGACTGCCGCTGCGGCGGCTCGCGGGGAACGGGAGCGCGCGGGCCGCGGTGCTGGGGCTGGCCGGCGCGCTCTCCGTCTTCATCGGGACGTGGTGGGGCTGGGAAGCCGTCTCCCACTGGAGCTGAACCACCGGAGCTGAGCGC
Encoded proteins:
- a CDS encoding DUF2079 domain-containing protein, translating into MALPVVFLTWFVLVVAPVWLQAARHCFTHYDLGIYTQALARLSLRDPNPWLSARQVFIFNDHFDPVLWLARPLGMFLSPLHAGLLAEALFVLLSVAPLVWMQARGLLDRVSTAFLCALLLLNTSIVEALVFPIHPTTWSVLPCVLLAVAYHLRKHGLMMVALVLLFACKEEFPLAGLMLAVGLWWRGERRLALGVFALSAAWMAFVLVVRPWWWGPTVDYRGRLLPAPDQDWLAYLHSRFAPWHLRRMGTLLLLFVPLGVWAWREKWKPDVPWLLMLLPLVAIRVAAMAWREHYGAPVLAVGVLALLPLLRARRPPAWVLVSTAVLLFTTNEVNFRDGVRTLTRPESFPRVCPADALRLASVRRGLDVLASRSEGRALLGGNLVADLVTRDEVYAVGGPQAEGSLVYDWVLVEKPPAGNILPVTPERMGELITLWRGEPGAEVLIDDAHVFLARGHFTVSH
- a CDS encoding inositol-3-phosphate synthase, translating into METKKSVSKPEGKLAVLIPGLGAVSTTLMAGVELTRQGKGAPIGSLTQMGTARLGKRTDGRTVKLNELVPLTELGDVVFGAWDIISEDAYQVAVRSGVLNDKHLEQVKPFLQGIKPKKGVHDAEFVRRIEANHVKATKTHRESIEALRQDIRDFKKELNAKRAVMVVCSSVETFRPMPAAFQSLANFEKALDANSPDINPTALYAYAAIKEGVPFANATPNASVDTPALQELAKQENVPVAGRDLKSGQTMMKTVIAPALKARMLGLEGWFSTNILGNRDGEVLDDPAAFKAKEVTKSSVLDTILQPDLYPELYTKYSHKVSIHYYPPRGDAKEGWDNIDIFGWLGYPMQIKINFLCRDSILAAPLVLDIAMFLDLAKRMEWRGIQEWMSFYFKSPMAHPGLPVEHDLFIQLTKLKNTLRVVAGEEPITHLGLDYYGDDLPIAR
- a CDS encoding GtrA family protein — encoded protein: MHDNLLAWLTGDLSPSARIWSALAPALLACCYFLGGLVLFCVRCAFKGIPRDAETLTRGKTVLVGFFLRHYFFWVIQPLWQLLLRSGLPANALSMLSGLLGVSSGVAVAAGRFALGGWLFLMAGILDVMDGRIARTRKEANPAGAALDSVLDRYVDSAMLMGLAWYYRDTWVLLPALVAFLGSSLVPYVRARGEGLGVSVRDGAMQRLERVLFLGVGTALSPILEAIFWPEHKHPMHWLAVAGLVFVAVMSNVTALSRFRKLVEALAPKKPQAARSGVALVGLNAASGAVATAVDFAAVLAMVEWGAMSPAWATVAGCVLGGVVNYSLNRVLTFRSSGAVAPQLARYTVVSATSALLNAGGVALMTLHPQLAYTLGWWVVRGVVYFAWNLPLQRDYVFNDSPDALLEQRPHAA
- a CDS encoding DUF2807 domain-containing protein, with product MWKLMGVGAVAAALLSGCLLHVDDEEDGFKVTESRALEGFTRVENRTSMRVEVHEAARAEVRVTLERQLQDELETWVDGDTLIIDSGGRLSFRGDGTVSVGLPRFLGATLTSSGTLTVGDLTREEDVRLVASGSGDLRFCGPARTLTAELSSSGSVTLCSPEGSASESVSLTASGSGTLRWSGLTRSMDAETRGSGGITLEGEAQQVRARVGGSGDLDASAMRATSADLSSEGSGGIRARAEGGSVDVFIGSSGNVELWGDAAVRTVRVSGSGKLVRH
- a CDS encoding pyridoxamine 5'-phosphate oxidase family protein — its product is MASQQKDPRDALDHLDALIQELRVAMMTTVEEDGSLRARPMWTRGRDAEGALWLFTREHASKVGEVTHDHHVNLSYADAARERFVSLSGRCQLVLDKDKARALWNPALQAWFPQGLDDPELALLKVSVEKAEYWDASARRMVHWAKRVRAAITGHGAEEAGDNARLTFDDRGAPIS
- a CDS encoding inositol phosphorylceramide synthase — its product is MTSQSPARPSAFMWLTTVMAVGHLAFVTAAGRLRWEHAVVDLLVVGLAWIGPRTRRFLRGGFPLWLSGMLMDSQGLWLGWRGDIHTGDLFALDGRVFPAPAGAANWPAYLAERSHVVLDLLCGFGYATYLFEVFAVVIIFFVAKHPRFEQLCWSFLVVNVVGVATYMLYPAAPPWYVLTHGLGPADLAVAPSAAGAARFDAFFGIQYFHNFYSRNQNVFGAMPSLHSAYPVLVLWHTWHRGPLWRVGAGLFSALIAFSAVYLSHHYVLDVTAGMTAALLACMAVELAFARQLAPVPVPVPLTPGGDTRA
- a CDS encoding dual specificity protein phosphatase family protein, which gives rise to MSESLLRSVHHVPGVRGWVRKQVLRGVARGVEWTTKLPGRRALNVSRVNAWLHVGGSVPRARYAELKAQGITAVIDLRAERQDDAEALAALGIELLHLPVTDRYPPSVEQLSRGVEWALPRLDAGGVLYTHCEHGVGRGPLMGLAVMVARGWDAPDAYRALREARWQATLNDRQLRGLADFVTAWTAREAGRAA
- a CDS encoding zinc-dependent alcohol dehydrogenase family protein, translated to MTGTMRAMVLREPGQPLREERWPIPSPGPGQLLLRVSACAVCRTDLHVVDGELPDAKRPLVLGHEIVGTVVDAGPGAGAFPLGQRVGVPWLGWSCGACRFCLSGRENLCDRARFTGYQIDGGYAEYTVADHRYCFPLPQGYSDVEAAPLMCAGLIGFRSLRFAGDAKRLGLYGFGAAAHVLIQVARYQGREVYAFTRPGDASGQAFARELGAAWAGGSDVLPPESLDAAILFAPVGALVPAALRAVDKSGVVVCGGIHMSDIPSFPYAWLWEERQVRSVANLTRMDAMDFLALVPRVPVRTQVQVFPLAAANEALAALRHGQVKGAAVLEVPA